One Hyphomonadaceae bacterium BL14 genomic window, CTTTGACTTGCGCGCAAAGAAAAACCCCCGGATCCGCTTGGATCCGGGGGCTTTTGCCCAACCGTTAGGTCAGTTAGCGGTTCAAGCCGCCACAAGGTTCGCAGCGGCAGTTTTGCCGGTGCGCTGGTCGCGCGCTTCTTCGTACTGAAGGCGCTGACCTTCTTGAAGCGGGCCCATGCCAGCACGCTCGACAGCGCTGGCGTGGACGAACACGTCCTTGCCGCCGTCGTCAGGCTGGATGAAGCCGTAGCC contains:
- a CDS encoding cold-shock protein, which codes for MATGTVKWFNTTKGYGFIQPDDGGKDVFVHASAVERAGMGPLQEGQRLQYEEARDQRTGKTAAANLVAA